CTTCTCCCTACTCATCCAAAGCAAAGAAAATGGGGACAGATTTATTTTTCTTCTTTTCTTGGCCGACCAGGGCCTCTTAGCTCTAAACGGCGACCAACTTTTACGGAAATTTCTCTGATAAACTTTCTGTTTGCGGTCAACTGGCCACGCTGGGTGGCTTCCCGAATAAGTTTCCACTCCGTATCAGGAATTGTTTCCCGAAGCCAGGTGGCGTATCTGATTGCTCGCTGGATGGTAGATTCACCCAGACTCATGTAAAAGGGATCAAGGTCTAGCCAAGGTTGTTCCTTAATGCCAACCTTTGTCGGGCAACTGGACCAGCGGTATTGTGCTGGGTCAGCCACCATGCCGGCACGCAAAGGGTTCAACTCCACATATCGGCAGCAGGCAAGTAGGAACTCATTGGCATTGATAGGACTTG
This portion of the Desulfobulbaceae bacterium genome encodes:
- a CDS encoding transposase; its protein translation is MPRRARIVLPNCPHHVIQRGHNRQVVFASDDDYLFYLDTLQEWKTALGCKVYAYCLMTNHIHLVIDPGDEPENLALLMKRVAGRQTRFVNKMEKRSGSLWEGRYKSSPINANEFLLACCRYVELNPLRAGMVADPAQYRWSSCPTKVGIKEQPWLDLDPFYMSLGESTIQRAIRYATWLRETIPDTEWKLIREATQRGQLTANRKFIREISVKVGRRLELRGPGRPRKEEK